CGGGAGGCTCCGGATTGAAGACCGTCTCTCAGGGATTCAGGAACTCCGCGAGTGGGGGATTCAGCAGCTCGTTGATTTCCGGGTCGTCGACATTTTCCGGTGTGACCAGGGTGACTCCGGTATCCACCATCAGATCGACGGGTTTTCCGTCGATGTGGTCGACGAGGGTTTTGACGCCGAGGTAGCCCATCTTGAAGGGATTCTGGCTGACCAGGCCCTGGAGATCTCCGTCCCGGAGGGCTCCGACCAGTTGCTCCCCGCTGTCGAAGCCGACCAGTTTGACCCGTCCGCCGGCCAGTCCGGCATCGCGCATGGCCAGAAGCATGCCGACCGAGGTTGACTCGTTCGGTGTGAAAATCCCCTGTGTTTCGCGGCCGAACCGGTTGAGCAGGTTCTGGGATGCGCGGTAGGCGGTGTCCCGGGTCGCTCCGCCGTGCTGGTCCGAGGAGATGATCCGGATACCGGGATGCCGGCCGCGCATCCGGTTGAGAAAACCGGATTCCCGCTCTTCGGTGCTGGCGGATCCCACCTGACATCGCAGCATGAGGGCATTGCCCTTTTCGCCGAGGAGTTCGGCCAGGCGGTCGGCCGCGAGTTCACCCCCGTGATAGTTGTCCGTGGCGATGAAGCTGACGATCTTGTCGGTGTTGAGTCCGGAGTCGATGATGACAACCGGGATATTCGCCTTGCCGGCGGTCTCGACCGGCCCGACGAGCGCCTGGGAATCCAGGGGGGCCAGCACCATTCCGCTGATCCGGCGTCCGATAAAATTCTCGACCACCTGGACCTGCTGCTCGCGATCGTCCTCGCGCAGGGGACCTTTCCAGATCAGGTTGATCTTGCGGCCGGAGGCGTCGAATTCCCGCCCGGCCTTGACCGCGCCGGCGTGAATGGATTTCCAGAATTCGTGACTGGTGCCCTTCGGGATGACGGCTATGGTCAATTCGTTTTTCGACGCGGCCGGCAGTCCGGTGGTGAGGACGGCAAGACCCAGGGTGAGAAGGGCGTGTTTCAGGTTCATCAGACGGCTTGGTTTTCGAATTGATGAGCTATCTCCAAGGCGGACCCGGCGCAAGTGGAAATCGGTCGGGTCGGCGATCACCGGGCTGCCGGAAGTGGTCGGCTGCCGCCGGCCATTGCCCTTGCCCCTCCGCACCGTGTCATTACTGTGGGGATGAGATGAACAAACGCGTATTTGGACATAACGGCGGGATGGTTTCCGAAGTGGGCCTGGGCACCTGGCAGATCGGGGGAAGCTGGGGCGAGGTCTCCGACGAAACGGCGGAGGCGATTCTCCGGACCGCGGTGGAGCAGGGAATCAATTTTTTCGATACGGCTGACGTCTATGGAGGGGGATTGAGTGAACAGCGAATCAGCCGTTTCCTGCGGAAATCCGGAGACAAGGTATTCGTGGCGACGAAATTGGGGAGGGGCGGCGATCCGGGCTGGCCCGGCAATTTCGGCCGGGAAGCCATCCGCCGGCATACGGAGGCTTCGCTTGGGCGTCTTGGAGTGGAATCGCTTGATCTGACGCAACTGCATTGTCTGCCAACCGAGGTTTTGCGTCAGGGCGAGGTTTTCGAGTGGCTGCGGGAACTCAGGAATGAGGGGAAGATCCGGGCCTTCGGGGCGAGCGTGGAATCGATGGAGGAGGCGCGGATCTGTGCCCATCAGCCCGGAATTTCCTCCCTGCAGATCATCTTCAATATCTTCCGCCAGAAACCGATCACCGAGCTCTTCGATCTGGCCCAGAGCAAGGGGATCGCGATCATCGTCCGGTTGCCGCTCGCCTCGGGTCTGCTCTCGGGAAAGTTCACGGTGGATACCCGCTTCGGGTCCGGGGATCACCGCAGTTTCAACCGGGACGGCCAGTCCTTCAACGTGGGTGAAACCTTCGCCGGTCTCCCCTTCGAGAAGGGGGTCGCTTTGGCCGATCGGTTGAAGGAGATGGTCCCCGACGGAATGAGTCTGGTCGATCTGGCTCTGCGGTGGATTCTGGACTTCGAGGCGGTCACCACGATCATTCCGGGGGCGACCCGCCCCGAACAGGTCATGGGCAACGTCCGGGCGAGTGCTCTGCCGAGGCTCTCGCCGGAACTTCACGGGGCGCTCGCGGAGTTCTACCGAAATGAAG
This genomic window from Opitutaceae bacterium contains:
- a CDS encoding substrate-binding domain-containing protein, which gives rise to MNLKHALLTLGLAVLTTGLPAASKNELTIAVIPKGTSHEFWKSIHAGAVKAGREFDASGRKINLIWKGPLREDDREQQVQVVENFIGRRISGMVLAPLDSQALVGPVETAGKANIPVVIIDSGLNTDKIVSFIATDNYHGGELAADRLAELLGEKGNALMLRCQVGSASTEERESGFLNRMRGRHPGIRIISSDQHGGATRDTAYRASQNLLNRFGRETQGIFTPNESTSVGMLLAMRDAGLAGGRVKLVGFDSGEQLVGALRDGDLQGLVSQNPFKMGYLGVKTLVDHIDGKPVDLMVDTGVTLVTPENVDDPEINELLNPPLAEFLNP
- a CDS encoding aldo/keto reductase, which encodes MNKRVFGHNGGMVSEVGLGTWQIGGSWGEVSDETAEAILRTAVEQGINFFDTADVYGGGLSEQRISRFLRKSGDKVFVATKLGRGGDPGWPGNFGREAIRRHTEASLGRLGVESLDLTQLHCLPTEVLRQGEVFEWLRELRNEGKIRAFGASVESMEEARICAHQPGISSLQIIFNIFRQKPITELFDLAQSKGIAIIVRLPLASGLLSGKFTVDTRFGSGDHRSFNRDGQSFNVGETFAGLPFEKGVALADRLKEMVPDGMSLVDLALRWILDFEAVTTIIPGATRPEQVMGNVRASALPRLSPELHGALAEFYRNEVRDHIRGPY